The segment TTACGACCAGAGCAAGCATGTGGTGGAGCAGGTCCGTAAAACCATGGGGCTGAAACCCCCATCAGAACGCCGAAGAACGGTGGACCGTCTGGATACGCTAGAAATTGAACGCCTGATCGGAGCCGCTTACCAGCAGTCCAGTAGGCAGGGCCTGATGGTCAAAACCCTGTTCTACACGGGAACAAGGGTCAGTGAGTTTGTGCAGATTGAGGTCACTGATGTGCATTTTGACCTGGAGCCCCCACAGGTGTTCATCCGGCATGCCAAAGGGGGAAGTGATGGGTATGTGCCGATACTGCCAACGCTAGCCCAGGAACTGAGAACCCATCTGGGAAGCCGCAAAGTGGGGTACCTGTTTGAAAGCAACCGCTCTGACCGGTATTCTGCAAGGTTCATCCAGAAGATGGTAAAATCGGCGGCACTGAAGGCTGGGATTGAAAAACAGGTGACACCGCACCGCCTGAGGGCCAGTGTGGCCACCTTGTTGCTGGACAGAGGGATGCCTCTGGAACAGGTACAAAAGTTCCTGAGGCACAAACGGATTGCGACCACCCAGATCTATGCCCAGACCAGCTTGAGGGGGATGACCGAAAGTTATTTGCGGGCTTTGCAAGAAAATAAAGCCTGAGATGTGAAGACTTCTGGGCGAACCAACTGTGCAGGGTGATGCAACAGAAAAGAAGTGTTGGTTTTACACTGAAAGCATGGCTTATCCCATTGGTCAACTGGCCACTCAAACCGGAGAAAATATCAAGACCCTCAGGTACTGGAGCGACTTTGGATTGTTGAGTCATACCCACCGACCCAACGGTTACCGGGAATACCTTATCGAGGCCGTGGAAG is part of the Deinococcus cellulosilyticus NBRC 106333 = KACC 11606 genome and harbors:
- a CDS encoding tyrosine-type recombinase/integrase produces the protein MPPQKATPKQVKVRGQNESANSSSASLGEVIQDTLKLWKKHHLSYDQSKHVVEQVRKTMGLKPPSERRRTVDRLDTLEIERLIGAAYQQSSRQGLMVKTLFYTGTRVSEFVQIEVTDVHFDLEPPQVFIRHAKGGSDGYVPILPTLAQELRTHLGSRKVGYLFESNRSDRYSARFIQKMVKSAALKAGIEKQVTPHRLRASVATLLLDRGMPLEQVQKFLRHKRIATTQIYAQTSLRGMTESYLRALQENKA